Proteins from one Xiphophorus hellerii strain 12219 chromosome 8, Xiphophorus_hellerii-4.1, whole genome shotgun sequence genomic window:
- the sigmar1 gene encoding sigma non-opioid intracellular receptor 1 has protein sequence MSFARKCSKLLAFCAVIVVVVLLLRYWMASKTYVFSNEEVAMLAKQYAGQDHEQAFAKVVVELRKRYPGHILPDEDLQWVFVNAGGWMGSMCLLHASFTEYLLLFGTAVDTGGHSGRYWAEISDTIISGTFRQWKEGTTKSEMYYPGDTIVHEVGEATSVQWSAGTWMVEYGRGFIPSTLGFALADTLFSTQDFVTMYYTVCVYLKALMLEAGTLLTEAGIF, from the exons ATGTCTTTTGCTAGAAAATGTTCTAAACTGTTAGCGTTCTGTGCAGTCATTGTCGTGGTTGTGCTGCTACTGCGGTACTGGATGGCCTCAAAGACGTACGTTTTTAGTAACGAAGAGGTCGCTATGTTGGCCAAGCAGTATGCAG GGCAGGACCATGAGCAAGCTTTCGCCAAAGTGGTGGTGGAACTCAGAAAGAG GTATCCGGGTCACATCCTACCAGATGAGGACTTGCAGTGGGTGTTTGTGAATGCTGGAGGCTGGATGGGCTCCATGTGTCTCCTCCATGCCTCCTTCACAGAGTACTTGTTGCTGTTTGGTACTGCAGTGGACACTGGAGGACACTCAG GTCGATACTGGGCGGAGATCTCCGACACCATCATCTCAGGTACTTTCAGGCAGTGGAAGGAGGGGACCACCAAGAGTGAAATGTACTATCCAG GCGACACTATTGTTCATGAAGTGGGTGAAGCCACGTCGGTCCAGTGGAGCGCTGGGACGTGGATGGTGGAGTACGGCCGAGGCTTCATCCCCTCCACCCTTGGCTTTGCTCTGGCAGACACCCTTTTCAGCACCCAGGACTTTGTCACCATGTACTACACCGTCTGTGTCTACCTCAAGGCTCTGATGCTGGAGGCCGGCACGCTACTTACAGAGGCCGGAATCTTCTAA